Genomic window (Lycium barbarum isolate Lr01 chromosome 2, ASM1917538v2, whole genome shotgun sequence):
TGACAAAACAAGTTACAAAGTAGAATTCCGTAAGATGGAGGTTAATTACCATCTTAACGACTGCACCCTCCGATTGCTCCTGATAACTTTCTACATCGCCACATTGCCGAAGTTCATTGAACTTATCTAGAATATCGCTAAACCTCCTGTGTAAATCTGCCCAGAACATTGGCAAAGATATACCATCCAATTGGGATCCATTAAATGCTTATTAAATCAGGTATTAACTTGATGCATTACTTGTTAATACATAATTCATTTTCATCTGTTTAGGAATTTGATTGGTTTCAAGATATTTTTTTGTGCCTTCTAATCCAGCCCTCGGATTGATGCCATCAAACTCAGGAAAGTAAGCTTCATTGGTAGAGCTGGTTTAGTGATAGTAAGGATGACATTAGATAAAAGTGCCTTCGGTGTTTCTAAGTAAGGGAGGAGGGGATAGATAATCCCAACTGCCCTTTGTAACACTTGAGCTGGAGGATTGCCCAGCTTCTGACACTACTGATTGTCCTTTAGCCCCAGAATTGTCGGACCTTACTGATGAAGATATGTCAGCATTTCTGTTAGAGATCAGTTGAGTGATGCTCTTTCCAACCTCTAATTCATCTCCTTGTTTTCTTGTACGAGTGATAATCTTTCTTGCTTTCGAGTGATTTCATTATTCTCTTGTATGAGAGTAGCAAGTTGACTCTGGGTCAATTTAATCTTGGCAAACCTCCTAGGGCTCTCATGCTTTACAGTTACAAGAGTAATCTATCTTCAGCCATCTCTACTTCAAATGGCATGATTATTATGCTGTTCTTCTAATGAAACCTGAATTTCATATGGATCGGGAGTTCGATAAATAACTAAGCCTCCCTGTTTAAACTCATAGCAGTGATTACATTTTCCCGTTTGCAGCTGCAATATTCCTGAGGCTGCTTTTACTCTGGTACGGATGAGAAAGGGAGTTGAAAACAAGGTGGGTAGGCCACAAGTATAGGGTATTGAAGGCAAGGTAGGATATTCGTAGGTCTAACATTCATATTTGTTATTTTGTCTCGTTGTCAGATACTAAGGTAATTTTATGATTAAATTATAGAAAAGTTGGTATTAGAAACGCAATGTAGTTTTAGCATTTCTTTGAAGTTGAACCTTCGAAGAATTATTGAGTTATTGTGGGTTTTCTACCCTAATGAGGGTTCTTTCGTTACTTATTTCTTGTGTTGTGTTATTTTGCCCTGCATGAATATCTTTCCTTGTTTATCTTCCTCTCCCTTCTTCTTTGGCTACCTATTTAACCTATGAAGTATGAACTTCTATATCCATTTGTTGCATTATTGTAGCTTCAAACAACTTTACCGTATATGCCTTAATGGGAACTTTTACTCCCCTTCATATTTTGTAAACTAATTCACACAATCACACTTATATTTCAGTTTCCCTCTGCCAACGATTTAGCCCACCAAAGTCTTTTTCAGAAACAATCCATATAAATGACATGAATCACACAACGGTTTAACTGAAGTTTTGATCACTTCGTTATTATCTGATAATGTTTATTCGGCAGGTTTCATTTTGATGGAGAATCTTAAAGGAAAACTCAAAGATCTACCTGGTACAGCTGAGTCCTCAGCAAATTTAGATACGTGTAATTTGTTGAATTATGATCTAGACAAGACTTTTGCAAATATGGGAGTTGAACAGCTGAGTTCCTACATTTGCAATGATAAGAGGAAGAGAGTTATGGAGATGTAAGTTCTCTAAAACTCATCTGATCATTACACCACAAATTGATTCTAAATCACATTGGATTGTATTTCTGAAGTCATTCTGATCTGGTCCATCCTTGCTTCTGATTATTTCGCACAAACAACTTATAGATAGCTTTCAAAGCATAACTTCAGAAGTTGTGCATTTTTGTGAGTAGTCTCATTTTTGGACATCTAATTAGATCTGCTGCATAAAACgaagtcctgtttttcaactttcgGCTCCCTCAATATGTTAAGTTTCGTTCTTTTCTATAGCCTACAGGTATCATAACTTTTTGTCTTGTTCCCTACTGAGTGTCTAGTACCTGCTGTAGGGCTCCCGAGTAATCCGGATTGACCCCTCGTAAAGCCCATTAAAGGGGGAAGCTCCCTGCTAGGATCTTTTCGGGGCTCGAACCCATTAATGATCCAGGGATCCTATCTATCCCACCACAAACCTTGGGGGTTATAGTAATTGAACTCTGGATATCGTGTTTTTCAATATTCTTTTTTGTCTTCTAAAACATGAATGATTTCATACTCTCACGCTGCTTGTGTCCTAATTTCTTAACTTGTGCTGTAGGTTTTTTGAAGACATGTCTCCAAATAGAAAGCAGAGAGCTAACAGTGACAGCAGTAGATCCATGTAGCAATATAAGCAGATTCTAAGTTCTTTCCTATGGCCTATGTAATATTCAAATTTTGATGTGTGCCTCTTAAAGATGGGAGGTACTTATTTCTTGTTTTGCTTTCATTTTTTAAGGTGTATAAGATGTAGGTTTACTTTTTACTTTTAATTATAAATAATTAGTACAGAGTAAAGGGGGTTCTCATTTAGTTGCTTCATGTTGTTAACATGATTCTTAGTACGCAATTGAACATGATTTGGTTGAGAT
Coding sequences:
- the LOC132625911 gene encoding uncharacterized protein LOC132625911 is translated as MKEQMAILGNNRIEDVRWLCSLTESELDLLIGLKVLIQQRAKKIRHESLANKFDLKTLRALSFILMENLKGKLKDLPGTAESSANLDTCNLLNYDLDKTFANMGVEQLSSYICNDKRKRVMEMFFEDMSPNRKQRANSDSSRSM